GCATACATCAGGTTTAAAAGAACCTGGTCACGGAAGCCCAAGCGTTTTTCAGTGTCAGGAAGCCGGAGCAGGGCTGACACTTCATCAAGCGAAAAAATAATCCTTGGCTGGCTGGATGCCTTTTTTACAGGAATCCTCCTTACAGCATTCGCAAACACAGTCGCCGCTTCAAAATTTCTGTTCTGTGCGTAAGCGGCAAAGGATGTGAGTGCCGAAAGCCGGAGGTTCCTTGTGGATACCGAGCAGCCCCGTTCTGTTTCGATCCATTTCAGGAAACTGTCGATTGTTTCAAAATCGAGATCCTGAAACACGATTTCTCCGGCATCTTTCTTTTTCACTTGATAAACATACTGGAACAGAAGCCGAAAAGAATGCTTATACGATCGGACGGTGTTAGGAGAAAGACCTGATGAGAGCGGCATATATTCCGTAAAAAACTGTTCCAGCAGAAGCATGAAGTCGGGAAGTTTATTTTTCCTCATCGCCCACCTCCATGAATACGCTGACAGCATAGTCTTCAAACAATTCCGTGTATTCGGGGAACATGTCGCTGCTGAATTTCAGGTACTTCTCAGTCTCGTTCATGTCATGGTGTCCAAGATAAACGGACAGGAACGGTACAGAATCATTTACCGGACGTCCTTTTTTCTCTGCCTGTACAAAAGAATGGATGGCAAAGTAATGACGGAAACAATGAAGACATTGACCTCTGGAATGAGCCTTTCCAGGTACACACAGGTTGGTTTGCTGTAACAGCTTCCTGAACCGTAATCCGAAAGTTCCTTTTGTAACAGCTGCCCCTTTTTTCCTGACCGATGGAAACAGGTGGCTTTCCGGCTCTGTTTTGATTGCCATCGCAATGCAGTACTTTTCCAGCATTCTGGTTAATGTTACATCCATCGGAACGACACGCTGCTTGTTATTCTTGGCATGGCGGATCAGGATAGTTCCGCGGGAAAAGTTTATATCCTTCACCCTGGCAGCAAGTGGTTCCCCCAACCGGAATCCGCAGCCCAAAAGCATCCGCAGTAACATACAGAACTCCATGTCCATCTGTCGCGTTTGCGGGTCTGTGTGCCTACTGCCCCAGCTATCGGCACTGGCCAGAAGCATTTGTATTTCCTCATCCGAAAAAATATATGGGACATAGCTGTCTGATGTTTTAGGGCAGTCAGGCATAAAAACACTGTAGCCTTCATACTGGAGATACCTTAAAAATTTCCGGAGATAGCTCACCTTGTCGCTGACTGTTTTAGGTGCGTTAGTCTGGAGAAGTCTGCCAATCCAACGATTCACTGTCCTTTCTGAGATTTCGCCGGTATTTTCTTCTGCCAGCAGTGAGTCGAACGAAAGCAGGATTCTGCGTGTATTCTGTAAAGTACCGTCACTGATTGTGCCCTGGCTGATTGCAAGGTATTCCGCCAGCTCGTTTTTGAAAATGCTTTTAAATTCATTCATGACAAAGACCACCTTCCTTCCAGAAAACCGGCAAATGTACCTGCTGCTTCCGGTACAGGGAGTGCGTAGCCCCGAAGCTGCTCAATGTCCAGACTGGCATAAGAACGGATGGCATTTTGGTCTGTATGTCCAAGAGTTTTTCTTACGACTTCATAAGGGATGTTGTCATTGACCATGGAACTTGCAAGGGATGCCCGGAAGGCATGTGCTCCCTGCTTGCGTTTACCTGGATCGATTCCTGCT
This DNA window, taken from Dysosmobacter welbionis, encodes the following:
- a CDS encoding tyrosine-type recombinase/integrase — translated: MNEFKSIFKNELAEYLAISQGTISDGTLQNTRRILLSFDSLLAEENTGEISERTVNRWIGRLLQTNAPKTVSDKVSYLRKFLRYLQYEGYSVFMPDCPKTSDSYVPYIFSDEEIQMLLASADSWGSRHTDPQTRQMDMEFCMLLRMLLGCGFRLGEPLAARVKDINFSRGTILIRHAKNNKQRVVPMDVTLTRMLEKYCIAMAIKTEPESHLFPSVRKKGAAVTKGTFGLRFRKLLQQTNLCVPGKAHSRGQCLHCFRHYFAIHSFVQAEKKGRPVNDSVPFLSVYLGHHDMNETEKYLKFSSDMFPEYTELFEDYAVSVFMEVGDEEK